Proteins found in one Paenibacillus dendritiformis genomic segment:
- a CDS encoding VRR-NUC domain-containing protein translates to MRESTLERRLEREVRRLGGKAPKWVSPGNRGVPDRLVILPGGRTVYVELKAPGKPLQPLQRKWAKTLQELGHEVYKIDSNDDIDRFIAEVSGKAGDAR, encoded by the coding sequence ATGAGAGAGTCAACACTGGAACGCCGATTGGAGCGGGAGGTAAGGCGCCTTGGCGGGAAGGCCCCGAAATGGGTAAGCCCCGGGAACCGAGGTGTGCCTGACCGACTTGTTATCCTGCCAGGCGGCAGAACCGTATATGTCGAGTTGAAAGCGCCGGGGAAGCCGTTACAGCCTTTGCAGAGGAAATGGGCGAAGACGTTGCAGGAGCTGGGCCATGAAGTTTACAAGATTGATTCTAACGATGACATAGATAGATTCATTGCCGAGGTAAGCGGAAAGGCAGGTGATGCCCGATGA
- a CDS encoding DUF3102 domain-containing protein, translating into MTQLSTRTADIIAAEIRGIDAQAREIVLRSAVEIGKRLSEAKELVPHGEWGNWLRDNVDYSQSTANNFMRLADDYGSNSQALENLSYTKALALLGVPSEEREQVAAENEDKSARELQKVIKEKKQLEKQLKAAGKERAALQELNEKLKEAQADFDEEEEARLKAEMQEARLRIKQLEKELKEKPIDVAVTEKVPEAVEKELEELRKKAAQSSGEATMKFRVRFEALVECFKGLLVALDEVKAAEPEQGEKYTGAVIGLIKKMEERL; encoded by the coding sequence ATGACGCAGCTATCGACGAGAACGGCGGACATTATCGCAGCCGAGATACGCGGCATCGATGCGCAGGCCAGGGAGATCGTGCTCCGCAGTGCGGTAGAAATCGGCAAGAGGCTAAGTGAGGCCAAGGAACTGGTGCCCCACGGAGAATGGGGGAACTGGCTGCGGGATAATGTCGACTACAGCCAGTCTACCGCGAATAACTTCATGCGCTTGGCTGACGATTATGGTTCAAATTCGCAAGCGCTTGAGAATTTGAGTTATACGAAGGCGCTTGCTCTGCTTGGAGTGCCGTCAGAGGAACGGGAGCAGGTTGCTGCCGAGAATGAAGATAAATCAGCACGAGAATTACAGAAGGTTATCAAAGAGAAAAAGCAGCTTGAGAAGCAGTTGAAGGCAGCGGGGAAGGAGCGCGCAGCCCTGCAGGAGCTCAACGAGAAGCTGAAGGAAGCGCAGGCGGATTTTGATGAGGAAGAAGAGGCGCGCCTGAAGGCTGAAATGCAGGAGGCCAGACTCCGGATTAAGCAGTTGGAGAAAGAGCTGAAGGAGAAGCCGATCGACGTGGCCGTGACGGAGAAGGTACCGGAAGCTGTCGAGAAGGAGCTCGAGGAGCTGCGGAAGAAGGCGGCGCAGTCAAGCGGCGAGGCGACGATGAAGTTCCGGGTACGCTTCGAGGCACTGGTGGAGTGCTTTAAGGGGCTGCTCGTGGCGCTCGATGAGGTAAAAGCAGCGGAGCCAGAACAAGGCGAGAAGTACACAGGAGCCGTCATTGGTCTCATTAAAAAGATGGAAGAACGGCTTTAG
- a CDS encoding virulence-associated E family protein, which produces MELDISFGKHRADTNWKPEYLEWEEFVDRLRKVRRTGETMAEYDKMHNIGRGKVKDGPAFVGGLVRGGRRKKENVDTRSLITLDVDHADDDFLFTVELVLGGTAYVIYSTHSHRPDKPKYRLIVPADRTMSPDEYAAVSRKLADNIDMDYFDKTTFDVHRLMYLPSCSKDADPVLEVYEGEPLGVDDVLEQYEDWHDPLQWPRHKGDKAPRETAKRMEDPRAKQGVVGAFCRCYSISEAIATFLPDVYEPVDDSLSRYTHVGSTSHGGLVIYDDDTFAYSHHESDPVSGREVNAFDLVRLHKFGQLDDRASEKTNVTKLPSYTAMLSFATQDPKVKRERLAELSEDFADTDGEEEEPEDDSWKDELECHPKTGFPLPTAGNVELILTNGVWRGVLAYDAFGNSEVIRRPLPWRNLERPGRLYEPWLGADDKRLQHWFAKVFAINSTRTIQNAFTEVVHKNTFHPIKAYVESTEWDGVPRADRLFVTYLGAADTHYTRQVTRKMLLAAVARLYRPGCKFDQMLVLVGPQGAGKSSLLAKLGREWFSDSLRTFENKEAGEHLQNGWIFEIGELSAMKRTEVEEVKAFLSKTEDRYRVAYDRQVSEFPRKCVFFGTTNTRDFLRDATGNRRFWPVEVVPERAEYSHWDHLTDDVVRKIWAEVLNWFWAGESLELDGEARMEAERQQAAHMESDPREGLIQEWLESPIEDEWEDEPSEQLRDRVCAAQIWTECLGKRRGDMKPWEAKELCDILRRIPGWKERPGRVRVAGYGKQTIFERVGQ; this is translated from the coding sequence ATGGAATTAGATATATCATTCGGCAAGCACCGCGCGGATACGAATTGGAAGCCAGAATATCTGGAGTGGGAGGAGTTCGTCGATCGGCTCCGGAAGGTGCGGCGGACCGGGGAGACGATGGCGGAATACGACAAGATGCACAATATCGGCCGTGGCAAAGTCAAGGACGGGCCTGCTTTCGTCGGCGGCCTCGTCCGTGGCGGGCGCCGGAAGAAGGAGAACGTCGACACCCGCAGCCTGATTACACTGGACGTTGACCATGCTGATGATGACTTCCTTTTCACCGTTGAGCTGGTTCTGGGTGGCACTGCCTATGTGATCTATTCCACGCATAGCCACCGCCCGGACAAACCGAAATACAGGCTCATTGTGCCGGCAGACCGTACTATGAGCCCGGACGAATACGCCGCTGTCAGCCGCAAGCTGGCTGATAACATCGACATGGATTACTTCGACAAGACGACGTTCGACGTGCATCGTCTCATGTATCTGCCGAGCTGCAGCAAGGACGCCGACCCAGTGCTGGAAGTCTACGAGGGGGAGCCGTTGGGCGTCGATGACGTGCTGGAGCAATATGAGGACTGGCATGACCCGCTCCAGTGGCCTCGGCATAAGGGCGATAAGGCGCCGCGAGAGACTGCCAAGCGGATGGAGGACCCAAGAGCTAAGCAGGGGGTAGTCGGGGCATTCTGCCGTTGCTATTCCATAAGTGAGGCGATAGCCACGTTTCTTCCAGACGTGTATGAGCCGGTCGATGATAGCCTATCGCGATATACACATGTCGGCTCGACGAGCCACGGCGGCCTTGTCATCTATGACGACGACACGTTCGCTTACTCCCATCATGAGAGTGATCCGGTAAGCGGCAGGGAGGTCAATGCGTTCGACTTGGTCCGGCTGCACAAGTTTGGCCAGTTGGACGATCGGGCCAGCGAGAAGACGAATGTCACGAAGCTGCCGAGCTATACGGCCATGCTGTCCTTCGCCACACAGGATCCGAAGGTGAAGCGGGAGCGGCTGGCGGAGCTGTCGGAGGACTTCGCGGACACCGACGGGGAGGAAGAGGAGCCGGAGGACGACAGCTGGAAAGACGAACTGGAATGTCATCCAAAGACGGGCTTCCCGCTCCCTACCGCTGGTAACGTCGAGCTTATCCTTACCAACGGCGTATGGCGGGGCGTGCTCGCTTATGATGCATTCGGCAATTCGGAAGTTATCCGGCGGCCGCTGCCGTGGCGGAACCTGGAGCGCCCGGGACGTCTTTATGAGCCGTGGCTAGGGGCCGATGATAAGCGACTCCAGCATTGGTTCGCAAAAGTATTTGCTATCAATTCAACCCGGACTATACAAAACGCCTTCACGGAGGTTGTTCATAAAAATACTTTTCACCCCATCAAGGCTTACGTGGAGAGCACGGAGTGGGACGGCGTGCCGCGTGCGGATCGTCTTTTCGTGACATATCTCGGCGCCGCCGACACGCATTATACCCGGCAGGTGACGCGGAAGATGCTGCTGGCGGCCGTGGCCCGGCTGTATCGGCCAGGCTGCAAGTTTGATCAGATGCTTGTGCTTGTTGGCCCCCAAGGAGCTGGGAAGAGCTCACTACTTGCTAAGCTGGGCCGGGAATGGTTCTCGGATTCATTGCGGACTTTTGAGAATAAAGAAGCCGGCGAGCATCTGCAAAACGGCTGGATATTTGAAATTGGCGAGCTATCGGCCATGAAGCGGACGGAAGTCGAAGAGGTCAAGGCGTTTTTGTCCAAGACAGAAGACCGGTATCGGGTGGCCTATGATCGGCAGGTATCGGAGTTCCCACGGAAATGTGTGTTCTTCGGTACGACGAATACTCGTGATTTCTTGCGGGATGCGACCGGAAACCGCCGTTTTTGGCCTGTGGAGGTTGTGCCGGAACGGGCGGAGTACAGCCACTGGGACCATTTGACCGATGATGTGGTACGGAAAATATGGGCGGAGGTTTTGAACTGGTTTTGGGCGGGGGAATCCTTGGAGCTGGACGGCGAGGCCCGCATGGAGGCGGAGCGGCAGCAAGCGGCGCATATGGAGAGCGACCCGCGGGAAGGTCTTATCCAGGAGTGGCTGGAGTCCCCCATTGAGGATGAATGGGAAGATGAACCGTCGGAGCAACTGCGGGATCGTGTGTGTGCGGCCCAGATATGGACCGAGTGCCTGGGGAAGCGCAGAGGGGATATGAAGCCGTGGGAGGCAAAGGAGCTATGCGATATTCTCCGGCGCATCCCGGGTTGGAAAGAGCGACCTGGACGGGTGCGGGTAGCAGGTTACGGGAAGCAGACTATCTTTGAAAGAGTGGGACAGTAA